A genomic region of Arachis stenosperma cultivar V10309 chromosome 9, arast.V10309.gnm1.PFL2, whole genome shotgun sequence contains the following coding sequences:
- the LOC130951716 gene encoding GDSL esterase/lipase At1g54790 yields the protein MASKNYNVVAFKVVIHCIFLVVANSSDLSYPAVFNFGDSNSDTGDLAAGLGFQLIQPYGQSYFNASSTGRFCNGRLIVDFLMDAMHMPFLNAYMDSIGLPNFQKGCNFAAAGSTILAATAASLCPFSFGIQVSQFIRFKARVLELLAAGQKYKKYVPAEDYFNRGLYMFDIGQNDLAGAFYSKTLDQVLASIPNILLEFETGIKKLYDQGARNFWIHNTGPLGCLAQNIAKFGADSSKLDEQGCVSSHNQAAKTFNLQLQALCTKLHGQYPDANVTNVDIFTIKSNLISNYSNYGFQQPIMVCCGYGGPPLNYDERVTCGSTKNLNGTIVTAKSCNDSSVYVSWDGTHYTEAANQYVTSQILTGKYSYPSFSGKMLIPSLAQVTTTESQSM from the exons ATGGCTTCTAAGAATTATAATGTTGTTGCTTTTAAAGTTGTCATACATTGCATTTTTTTGGTTGTGGCAAATTCCTCTGACTTGAGTTATCCAGCTGTTTTCAACTTCGGTGACTCGAATTCCGACACAGGTGATCTTGCTGCAGGGTTGGGGTTTCAACTTATCCAACCTTATGGACAGAGTTACTTCAATGCTTCTTCAACCGGGAGGTTCTGCAATGGTCGTCTCATTGTTGACTTTCTAA TGGATGCAATGCACATGCCATTCTTGAATGCCTACATGGATTCAATTGGTTTGCCAAACTTCCAGAAAGGTTGCAACTTTGCAGCAGCAGGTTCAACCATACTTGCAGCCACTGCAGCATCTTTATGTCCATTCTCCTTCGGGATTCAAGTATCTCAGTTTATTCGGTTCAAAGCTCGCGTTCTTGAATTGCTTGCAGCAG GTcagaaatacaaaaaatatgtCCCGGCTGAAGATTATTTCAACAGGGGGTTGTATATGTTCGACATAGGCCAGAACGATCTTGCTGGTGCATTTTATTCGAAAACACTGGACCAAGTTCTTGCCTCAATTCCAAATATTCTATTGGAATTTGAAACTGGAATCAAG AAACTATATGACCAAGGGGCTAGGAATTTCTGGATACATAACACTGGTCCTCTTGGATGCTTGGCTCAAAATATTGCCAAATTTGGCGCTGATTCGTCCAAGCTTGATGAACAAGGATGCGTTAGTTCGCACAACCAAGCGGCTAAAACCTTTAATCTACAGCTTCAAGCTTTATGCACTAAATTGCATGGCCAATATCCAGATGCAAATGTTACAAATGTTGATATCTTTACCATTAAATCAAATCTCATTTCAAACTACTCCAATTATG GGTTTCAACAGCCTATTATGGTTTGTTGCGGATATGGAGGTCCGCCATTGAACTACGACGAACGAGTGACTTGTGGGTCGACAAAGAACTTGAATGGGACCATTGTCACAGCAAAGAGCTGCAATGATAGCAGTGTGTATGTGAGTTGGGACGGGACACACTACACTGAGGCTGCAAATCAATATGTTACATCACAAATTCTCACTGGAAAATACTCCTACCCTTCTTTCTCTGGCAAAATGTTAATTCCTTCTCTTGCTCAAGTCACAACCACTGAATCCCAATCCATGTAG